In the genome of Apodemus sylvaticus chromosome 2, mApoSyl1.1, whole genome shotgun sequence, one region contains:
- the LOC127677511 gene encoding regenerating islet-derived protein 3-gamma, with product MLPRTALTIMSWMLLSCLMLLSQVQGEDAKQDVPSSRISCPKGSRAYGSYCYALFSISKNWFDADLACQKRPSGHLVSVLSGAEASFVSSMIKSSGNSAQNVWIGLHDPTLGQEPNRGGWEWSNADVMNYVNWETNPSSTSGNHCGTLSRTSGFLRWREIYCNSELPYVCKFKA from the exons ATGCTGCCTCGTACGGCCCTCACCATCATGTCCTGGATGCTGCTTTCCTGCTTGATGCTCCTTTCTCAGGtgcaag GTGAAGATGCCAAGCAAGATGTGCCGTCTTCACGCATCAGCTGCCCCAAGGGCTCCCGTGCCTATGGCTCCTATTGCTATGCCTTGTTTAGTATATCTAAAAACTGGTTTGATGCAGAT CTGGCCTGCCAGAAGAGGCCCTCGGGACACCTTGTGTCTGTGCTCAGTGGGGCTGAAGCTTCCTTTGTGTCCTCCATGATTAAAAGCAGTGGCAACAGTGCCCAAAATGTGTGGATTGGCCTCCACGACCCAACACTG GGCCAAGAACCCAACAGAGGCGGATGGGAATGGAGCAATGCTGACGTGATGAATTACGTCAACTGGGAGACTAATCCTTCCTCTACCTCGGGCAATCACTGTGGTACCCTGTCACGAACCTCAG GATTTCTGAGGTGGAGAGAGATTTATTGTAACTCAGAGCTACCCTATGTCTGCAAATTCAAGGCCTAG